From one Culex quinquefasciatus strain JHB chromosome 3, VPISU_Cqui_1.0_pri_paternal, whole genome shotgun sequence genomic stretch:
- the LOC6044718 gene encoding uncharacterized protein LOC6044718 produces MCNIDHLPYFRAQLDQVLQREGFTPGLCSVETGAGSALSDGFMSGMVRVRVREAGRPELVLLCKVPLENAARRAQAIGLFEREVRAYNELLPMLGEFQRERGVREGDGFFNVPRCFGAFCVPERLEAMLILEDLRERGFRMWNKYEPVDLKHTQLVMGYLGKLHAVSFALREQKPEVFRGLASYKDSMLTVLEEGDFFVNMLRSMCDRAVGTLEVHEEFYREKVLDLQTNLKEEIKRCVSAEFAEPYAVVGHGDCWINNCMFTYESDDTTPKDLNFVDWQICRYGSPAIDLVYFLFLGTDDQFRSEHYSNVIDVYYRSLCDHLTKLGGDPAKQFPRAELNKQLKAFGKFAFVMAILILPVICTPSEDLPDLDKTAEGVEKQDGGSYHIGANSEVGESRYRKRISGVIRDLVRFGYL; encoded by the exons ATGTGCAACATCGACCATCTGCCCTACTTCCGCGCCCAGCTGGACCAGGTACTCCAGCGGGAAGGTTTCACCCCAGGACTTTGTTCCGTCGAAACCGGTGCCGGTTCCGCCCTTAGCGATGGCTTCATGAGCGGGATGGTGAGGGTACGCGTTCGCGAAGCAGGTCGGCCCGAGTTGGTGCTGCTGTGCAAGGTTCCGCTGGAGAACGCGGCGAGACGGGCGCAGGCCATCGGGCTGTTTGAGCGGGAAGTTCGCGCGTACAACGAGCTGCTTCCGATGCTGGGCGAGTTCCAGCGGGAGCGTGGAGTGCGCGAAGGGGATGGGTTCTTCAACGTGCCGCGGTGTTTTGGGGCGTTTTGCGTGCCGGAACGGCTGGAAGCTATGCTGATTTTGGAGGATTTGCGGGAGCGCGGGTTTCGGATGTGGAACAAGTACGAGCCGGTGGATTTGAAGCACACGCAGTTGGTGATGGGGTATTTGGGGAAGCTGCACGCGGTTTCGTTCGCGTTGCGGGAGCAGAAGCCGGAGGTGTTCCGGGGGTTGGCTAGTTACAAGGATTCGATGCTGACGGTGCTGGAAGAGGGTGACTTCTTCGTGAATATGTTGAGGAGCATGTGTGATCGGGCGGTGGGGACGTTGGAGGTTCACGAGGAGTTCTACAGGgagaaggtgctcgacttgcaGACCAATCTGAAGGAGGAGATCAAGCGATGTGTTAGCGCGGAGTTTGCCGAGCCGTACGCCGTGGTTGGTCATGGAGATTGCTGGATCAACAACTGCATGTTTACCTACGAGAGTGAT GACACAACTCCAAAAGACCTCAACTTTGTTGATTGGCAAATCTGTCGGTACGGATCTCCGGCAATCGATTTGGTGTACTTTCTGTTCTTGGGCACCGACGACCAGTTCCGGAGTGAACACTACTCGAACGTCATCGACGTCTACTACCGATCGCTGTGCGACCACTTGACCAAGCTTGGCGGAGATCCGGCGAAGCAGTTCCCTCGGGCGGAACTCAACAAACAGTTGAAAGCGTTTGGAAAGTTTGCGTTTGTGATGGCCATATTGATCCTGCCCGTGATTTGTACTCCCAGCGAAGATTTGCCTGATCTGGACAAGACTGCGGAGGGGGTCGAGAAGCAGGACGGTGGATCTTACCATATCGGCGCTAACAGTGAGGTTGGCGAATCGCGGTACCGTAAGCGGATTAGCGGGGTGATTCGGGACCTGGTGCGGTTTGGGTATTTGTAA